The following proteins come from a genomic window of Daphnia carinata strain CSIRO-1 chromosome 6, CSIRO_AGI_Dcar_HiC_V3, whole genome shotgun sequence:
- the LOC130690556 gene encoding EF-hand domain-containing protein 1-like, with the protein MLPGIGQKAIKSNYRKCQTLHFHDGVPLPKGNCYSSTSGNLNSISSQADYDLHRFRPPQLVASRSAVHFERDSKHMDRELAGLSPPIYPPYKADSSRPFVPKSVLYDRLTLRFDGFYVEDSVAWGYSCRTVHPVKLCYYLEDDTISVHEPVTPNSGRPQGKLVCRHKVQKSGHEEENPQFWHWKDLNVASDVDIFGRRFRLTNCNQWTREFLMSAGIEVNAPEDVPESNPPLKKNEAASRSRSAPQPRCHPLKKFLEHDGQILRFGCIWDRRAEEGVSVDERMKPYVLRYFLVDDTIQITDAEFESNQKRGLYCSNRAQEAVLLRRQRLPKEPRPVMTSPADAADLTFYDPQDLILGNIISVHGRRFVLVETGDEFTRSFYRNTLDVVDFTPVELD; encoded by the exons ATGTTGCCGGGAATTGGGCAAAAAGCGATCAAG TCCAACTATCGGAAATGTCAAACGCTTCACTTCCACGACGGAGTTCCTCTACCCAAGGGGAACTGTTATTCGTCAACTTCCGGGAACTTGAACTCAATATCGTCCCAAGCAGACTACGACTTGCATCGATTCCGTCCGCCTCAGCTAGTCGCTTCCAG ATCGGCGGTTCATTTCGAACGAGATTCGAAACATATGGATCGTGAACTAGCCGGTTTGTCACCGCCCATCTATCCGCCCTACAAAGCGGATTCGAGCCGACCTTTCGTGCCGAAGAGCGTCCTCTATGACCGACTG ACACTGCGCTTCGATGGATTCTACGTCGAGGATTCAGTAGCCTGGGGCTATTCCTGCAGGACCGTCCACCCGGTCAAGTTGTGCTACTACCTCGAAGACGACACCATCTCCGTTCACGAGCCTGTCACTCCG AATTCCGGGCGTCCGCAAGGGAAACTCGTCTGCCGTCACAAGGTTCAAAAGTCCGGTCACGAAGAGGAAAACCCACAATTCTGGCACTGGAAGGATTTGAATGTGGCATCCGACGTCGATATTTTTGGACGTCGATTCCGACTGACTAACTGCAACCAATGGACAAGA gaattcctTATGAGCGCTGGGATAGAAGTAAACGCTCCGGAAGATGTGCCGGAATCCAATCCGCctttgaaaaagaacgaagCAGCTTCGAGATCTCGTTCTGCACCGCAACCTCGTTGCCATCCGTTGAAAAAGTTCCTAGAACACGACGGCCAAATTCTCAG atTTGGTTGCATCTGGGACCGGCGCGCAGAAGAGGGCGTATCGGTGGATGAACGGATGAAACCGTACGTTTTGCGGTACTTCCTGGTCGACGACACGATCCAGATTACTGATGCGGAATTCGAGAGCAATCAGAAACGAGGATTGTACTGTTCGAACCGAGCCCAGGAAGCGGTTCTCTTGCGACGTCAGAGATTACCCAAAG aaCCACGGCCGGTCATGACTTCACCGGCGGATGCAGCCGATTTAACCTTCTACGACCCGCAGGATTTGATTTTAGGCAATATCATTTCCGTTCACGGAAGAAG GTTCGTATTGGTGGAGACGGGAGACGAATTCACGCGTTCTTTCTATCGTAACACTTTGGACGTTGTGGATTTCACTCCTGTAGAACTcgactaa